The Streptococcus sp. 29896 genome includes a region encoding these proteins:
- a CDS encoding ATP-dependent RecD-like DNA helicase, whose product MTEYYFTGSIDRIIFENPANFYKILLLEIDETDADYDDYEIIVTGTMADVIEGEDYRFYGNLVTHPKYGQQLQISRYERSKPTSAGLVKYFSSDHFKGIGRKTAEKIVQLYGEDTIDKILAEPEKLTQISGLSTANRQAFLEKLRLNYSTEMILSRLAEYGIPNKLAFQIHEIYKEKTLSVLEENPYQLVEDVQGMGFTLADRMAENLGIDSQSPQRYRAGLLYTLLQQSLESGDTYIEARALLEHSLDLLEAARPTELDPAALAQEITNLLQEGKIQQAGTKLFDNSLYFAEEGIHKNLHRLLTKSSTKTFSREEIDLAIKEFEEMAKIQYDAIQKDAIRQAISHPVFILTGGPGTGKTTVINGIIAVYAILHQIDLTQKRDDSPILLAAPTGRAARRMNELTGLPAATIHRHLGLVEGQEETYRDDYLDAEFIIIDEFSMVDTWLANQLFQNISSNTQVLIVGDAEQLPSVSPGQVLADLLKIEQLPSITLERIYRQSDDSTIVTLASHIRQGALPQDFREKKPDRSYFEASNQQIPAMIERIVSAAVKSGIPASEVQILAPMYKGAAGIDQLNTITQALLNPKEEGTLEFLHNDQAFRQGDRVIHLVNDAEANVFNGDLGYITDLLPAKYTDSKQDELTINFDGNEVTYPRNEWYKISLAYAMSIHKSQGSEFQVVILPLTRSSSRMLQRNLLYTAITRSKSKLILLGESSAYQIAVQNAGTIRKTYLVPRFQGEKAEQESKDSLAELKESPTSPASQPTITSPSLSQTATDSQTRDRQQLTLLEQEEPERTSTHPKEYILTVDNLLTIDPMIGIREADIEEFFKNR is encoded by the coding sequence ATGACAGAATACTATTTCACCGGAAGCATCGACCGAATCATTTTTGAAAATCCGGCAAACTTTTATAAAATCCTTCTCTTGGAAATTGATGAAACCGACGCTGACTATGATGATTATGAGATTATTGTCACAGGAACCATGGCAGATGTCATCGAGGGAGAAGACTATCGTTTCTATGGCAATCTAGTCACCCATCCCAAATACGGCCAGCAGCTTCAAATCTCTCGCTACGAACGTAGCAAGCCTACTTCTGCTGGTTTGGTCAAGTATTTCTCCAGCGACCATTTCAAGGGAATCGGGCGCAAAACAGCAGAGAAAATTGTCCAACTCTATGGAGAAGATACCATTGACAAGATTTTGGCAGAGCCTGAAAAACTAACCCAAATCAGCGGACTATCGACTGCCAACCGCCAAGCCTTCCTAGAAAAACTTCGTCTCAATTATAGCACCGAGATGATTCTCTCACGCTTAGCAGAATACGGCATCCCAAACAAGCTGGCCTTCCAAATCCATGAAATCTACAAGGAAAAGACCCTTTCTGTCCTTGAAGAAAATCCCTACCAGCTGGTTGAAGATGTACAAGGGATGGGCTTTACCCTGGCTGACCGAATGGCAGAGAACCTGGGTATCGATAGCCAGTCTCCCCAGCGCTACCGGGCAGGCTTGCTCTACACCCTCTTACAGCAATCCCTAGAGAGCGGAGACACCTATATCGAAGCACGCGCACTCCTAGAACATAGCTTAGACCTGCTCGAAGCAGCCCGTCCAACAGAATTGGACCCCGCGGCCCTTGCCCAGGAAATCACCAATCTCCTTCAAGAAGGAAAAATCCAGCAAGCAGGGACCAAACTCTTTGACAATAGCCTCTATTTTGCAGAAGAGGGCATCCATAAAAACCTCCACCGCCTACTGACCAAGTCTTCTACCAAGACCTTTTCGAGAGAAGAGATTGATCTAGCCATCAAGGAATTTGAAGAGATGGCCAAGATCCAGTATGATGCCATCCAAAAGGATGCCATTCGTCAAGCCATCAGCCACCCTGTCTTTATTTTAACAGGGGGACCAGGAACAGGAAAAACAACGGTTATTAATGGAATTATCGCTGTCTATGCCATCTTACACCAAATTGATTTGACCCAAAAACGGGACGACTCCCCCATCTTACTGGCTGCTCCAACAGGTCGGGCAGCCAGACGGATGAACGAGTTAACAGGCTTACCGGCAGCAACCATCCACCGGCACCTCGGCTTAGTAGAAGGCCAAGAAGAGACCTACCGTGACGACTATCTAGATGCTGAATTTATCATCATCGACGAGTTTTCGATGGTGGATACCTGGCTGGCCAACCAGCTCTTTCAAAACATCTCCTCGAATACCCAAGTGCTGATTGTTGGTGATGCCGAACAACTCCCTTCTGTCAGTCCTGGTCAGGTCCTTGCCGACCTCCTAAAGATTGAACAGCTACCCAGCATCACCCTGGAACGGATTTACCGCCAGTCAGATGATTCTACCATCGTCACCCTAGCCAGCCACATCCGCCAAGGAGCCCTACCGCAAGACTTCCGGGAAAAGAAACCAGACAGGTCCTACTTCGAAGCCAGCAACCAGCAGATTCCTGCTATGATTGAACGGATTGTCAGCGCAGCCGTCAAATCGGGCATCCCAGCCTCGGAGGTGCAGATTCTGGCCCCCATGTACAAGGGGGCTGCAGGTATTGACCAGCTCAACACCATCACTCAAGCCTTGCTCAATCCCAAGGAAGAAGGCACACTTGAATTCCTCCACAATGACCAAGCATTTCGCCAAGGAGACCGCGTCATCCACCTTGTCAACGATGCCGAAGCCAACGTCTTCAACGGAGATTTGGGCTACATCACCGACCTCTTACCCGCTAAGTATACCGACTCCAAGCAGGATGAACTGACCATCAACTTCGACGGCAACGAGGTCACTTACCCACGAAATGAATGGTATAAAATCAGCCTAGCCTATGCCATGTCCATTCACAAGTCCCAAGGGAGTGAATTTCAAGTAGTCATTCTGCCCCTGACTCGTTCCAGCAGCCGGATGCTCCAGCGCAACCTCCTCTACACGGCCATCACCCGCTCAAAGAGTAAATTGATTCTCCTCGGTGAAAGCAGCGCCTACCAGATTGCTGTTCAAAACGCCGGTACGATCCGAAAAACCTATCTGGTCCCTCGTTTCCAAGGGGAAAAAGCAGAGCAGGAAAGCAAAGATAGCCTGGCAGAGTTGAAAGAAAGCCCAACTAGTCCAGCTAGCCAACCCACAATAACAAGCCCATCCTTATCCCAAACAGCCACAGATTCACAGACAAGGGATCGTCAACAACTGACCCTTCTAGAACAAGAAGAGCCAGAAAGGACAAGCACCCACCCTAAAGAATACATTCTGACGGTGGACAACCTGCTAACCATCGACCCTATGATTGGCATTCGAGAGGCAGATATAGAGGAATTTTTCAAAAATAGATAA
- the lepB gene encoding signal peptidase I — MKKLSFAGFLAEWGLFTLFIVGFILSRLYIWSPVTVDGHSMDPTLLDQEHLIMVRTTSIQRFDVVVASETDTNGKEKLIVKRVIGMPGDTIRYENDVLYVNDQEVDEPYLDQYLAAYSQDKLQSVYSYNANFQALALESTAFTMDANKYASFTIQVPENQYFLLGDDRLVSQDSRHVGTFSADQIEGEIKLRIWPFNRIGTVQ, encoded by the coding sequence ATGAAAAAATTGTCATTTGCAGGCTTTTTAGCAGAATGGGGACTCTTTACCCTCTTTATCGTCGGTTTTATCTTGAGCCGTCTCTATATTTGGAGCCCGGTGACAGTTGATGGCCACTCAATGGACCCGACACTTCTGGATCAAGAGCATTTGATCATGGTACGGACAACAAGCATTCAACGATTTGATGTGGTTGTAGCTAGTGAGACAGATACCAATGGCAAGGAAAAACTGATTGTCAAACGGGTCATCGGGATGCCAGGCGACACCATCCGCTATGAAAATGATGTCCTCTACGTCAACGACCAAGAAGTGGATGAGCCTTACTTGGACCAGTACCTGGCAGCTTACAGCCAAGACAAGCTCCAGTCCGTTTACTCTTATAACGCGAATTTTCAAGCCCTCGCTCTTGAATCGACAGCCTTTACCATGGATGCCAACAAGTACGCGAGCTTTACCATCCAAGTCCCTGAAAACCAATATTTCTTGCTAGGGGATGACCGTCTGGTATCACAGGATAGCCGTCATGTGGGCACCTTCTCTGCTGACCAGATCGAAGGGGAAATCAAGCTACGTATCTGGCCATTCAACCGAATTGGTACCGTTCAGTAA
- the rnhC gene encoding ribonuclease HIII produces the protein MNTVVLKVSPQEATKMASHYSAYQAPSKNPYITAFFKLNGASLSIYTSGKVVFQGEKAEQEASRWGYKPESSGQATSLGQDLPMIGTDEVGNGSYFGGLAVVASFVRPEDHAFLKSLGVDDSKKMTDQKICQIAPLLKEKIPHQALLLSPKKYNEVIEQGYNAVSVKVALHNQAIFLLLQKGVQPEKIVIDAFTSSQNYKKYLKKETNQFANPVTLEEKAESKYLAVAVSSIIARAMFLENLVQLGQLVGRNLPSGAGSKSDQVAASILKQYGMAGLNQTAKLHFANTQKAQKLVK, from the coding sequence ATGAATACAGTCGTACTAAAGGTCTCTCCACAGGAAGCGACCAAGATGGCCAGTCACTACTCTGCTTATCAGGCACCCAGTAAAAATCCCTATATCACCGCCTTTTTCAAACTGAATGGAGCCAGCCTCTCCATCTATACTTCTGGAAAGGTCGTTTTCCAAGGGGAAAAAGCAGAGCAGGAAGCAAGTCGCTGGGGTTATAAACCAGAAAGCTCTGGACAGGCGACCAGTCTTGGTCAAGACCTGCCCATGATTGGAACAGATGAGGTTGGAAACGGGTCTTATTTTGGAGGTTTGGCAGTCGTTGCTAGTTTTGTCCGCCCAGAAGACCATGCCTTTCTCAAGTCGCTTGGTGTGGATGATTCCAAGAAAATGACAGACCAAAAAATCTGCCAGATTGCTCCTCTCTTAAAAGAAAAGATCCCCCACCAAGCTCTGCTATTGTCACCGAAAAAATACAACGAAGTCATCGAGCAAGGCTACAATGCGGTATCTGTCAAGGTTGCCCTACACAATCAGGCTATTTTCCTACTCTTGCAAAAGGGTGTCCAGCCTGAGAAGATTGTCATTGACGCCTTCACTTCCAGTCAAAACTATAAAAAGTACTTGAAGAAGGAAACCAACCAATTTGCCAACCCCGTCACTCTAGAAGAAAAGGCCGAGAGTAAGTATCTGGCTGTAGCAGTATCTTCTATTATTGCTAGAGCTATGTTTTTAGAAAATCTTGTCCAGCTTGGTCAACTAGTTGGGAGGAATTTGCCATCAGGAGCCGGAAGCAAGTCAGACCAAGTCGCAGCCAGCATCTTAAAACAATATGGTATGGCAGGACTCAACCAAACTGCCAAACTCCACTTTGCCAATACACAGAAAGCACAAAAATTAGTGAAATGA